The Entelurus aequoreus isolate RoL-2023_Sb linkage group LG23, RoL_Eaeq_v1.1, whole genome shotgun sequence genome has a window encoding:
- the LOC133640451 gene encoding uncharacterized protein LOC133640451 isoform X8 — protein sequence MQGSCWLSAKTGSLFVDLRIIMGNINYRPAGGSPLTLFQTPTEADLSAMAFFASSSPSTSSSNRTPKPSADVAARTSLVTATDRTRKLSPPSEWAVISADGAASPNRRGEAAGRDEAGARAPRSLTSLPASTWQSWQERDSGLEAGEELTQAILGMMDRYKTSLGLSLGTDASVGPEELLKHLIAERDRLAEEVRNLREMLRTERLEWHRFQCDLQIAVSVADRLRAESEQSLTALQGDYKSVQNQLAQAHSRQQETERELQRLRCEQRDVCLRLSALEVTQQHSRVEADDKTEDDDTETLDSEESQGLDILSIMEEAELMKRQKEEDSDEMTGKGLQLTGKGVAEGYIRSLAALERKKDGRSHSEPRKIVMSAERSWSLSRLPLPTDSCQNNNAINSGTTMPPCKREESTRARRTSHGFKRRDSCSCFHAGITLDHVIISQPGICGFHSGLDLSV from the exons ATGCAAGGCAGCTGTTGGCTTTCTGCAAAG ACTGGCTCCCTCTTCGTGGATCTCCGCATCATCATGGGGAATATCAACTACCGCCCCGCAGGAG GATCTCCTTTAACTTTATTCCAAACTCCTACAGAGGCAGATCTGTCCGCTATGGCTTTCTTCGCGTCCTCCTCCCCTTCCACCTCGTCCTCCAACAGAACGCCGAAGCCATCAGCAGACGTGGCCGCGCGCACCTCGCTCGTCACCGCCACCGACAGGACACGGAAGCTGTCCCCTCCCTCCGAGTGGGCCGTCATAAGCGCGGACGGTGCCGCGTCGCCCAACCGGCGAGGAGAGGCGGCGGGGCGAGACGAGGCGGGCGCGAGGGCCCCGCGTAGCCTGACGTCGCTACCCGCGTCCACGTGGCAGAGCTGGCAGGAGAGAGACAGCGGCTTGGAGGCCGGAGAGGAGCTGACTCAGGCGATACTCGGCATGATGGATCGATACAAGACCTCGCTGGGCCTCAGCCTCGGCACTGATGCTTCCGTGGGACCTGAAG AGCTGCTCAAACACTTGATAGCCGAGAGAGACAGACTGGCCGAGGAGGTGCGCAACTTGCGAGAGATGCTGAGG ACTGAAAGGTTGGAGTGGCATCGGTTCCAGTGTGACCTGCAGATTGCCGTGTCGGTGGCCGATCGTCTGCGGGCGGAATCGGAGCAGAGCCTGACGGCGCTGCAGGGCGACTACAAGAGCGTTCAGAACCAGCTGGCTCAGGCCCACAGCAGACAGCAGGAGACGGAGCGGGAGCTCCAGCGTCTACGGTGCGAACAGAGAGACGTGTGCCTGAGACTGTCGGCGCTGGAAGTGACGCAGCAGCACAGTCGAGTCGAAGCGGACGACAAAACGGAGGACGACGACACGGAGACGCTGGACTCTGAGGAGAGTCAAGGACTGGACATACTGAGCATTATGGAGGAAGCCGAGCTGATGAAAAGACAAAAAGAGGAGGACTCTGACGAGATGACTGGGAAAGGCTTACAGCTGACCGGGAAGGGCGTAGCAGAAGGATACATCCGCAGTTTGGCTGCGCTGGAGAGGAAGAAAGACGGACGTAGTCACAGTGAGCCGAGGAAAATTGTCATGTCTGCTGAAAGATCTTG GAGTCTGTCTCGTCTTCCACTGCCAACCGACTCGTGTCAGAATAACAACGCCATCAACTCGGGCACGACGATGCCGCCGTGCAAG CGAGAAGAGTCGACGCGGGCCAGGAGGACGTCTCACGGTTTCAAACGTAGGGACAGCTGCTCCTGCTTCCATGCAG GCATCACATTGGATCATGTGATTATTAGCCAGCCAGGTATTTGTGGGTTCCACTC
- the LOC133640451 gene encoding uncharacterized protein LOC133640451 isoform X7: MQGSCWLSAKTGSLFVDLRIIMGNINYRPAGGSPLTLFQTPTEADLSAMAFFASSSPSTSSSNRTPKPSADVAARTSLVTATDRTRKLSPPSEWAVISADGAASPNRRGEAAGRDEAGARAPRSLTSLPASTWQSWQERDSGLEAGEELTQAILGMMDRYKTSLGLSLGTDASVGPEELLKHLIAERDRLAEEVRNLREMLRTERLEWHRFQCDLQIAVSVADRLRAESEQSLTALQGDYKSVQNQLAQAHSRQQETERELQRLRCEQRDVCLRLSALEVTQQHSRVEADDKTEDDDTETLDSEESQGLDILSIMEEAELMKRQKEEDSDEMTGKGLQLTGKGVAEGYIRSLAALERKKDGRSHSEPRKIVMSAERSWSLSRLPLPTDSCQNNNAINSGTTMPPCKREESTRARRTSHGFKRRDSCSCFHAVNGGYAEAGRSRMAEGLALRGKHISSF; this comes from the exons ATGCAAGGCAGCTGTTGGCTTTCTGCAAAG ACTGGCTCCCTCTTCGTGGATCTCCGCATCATCATGGGGAATATCAACTACCGCCCCGCAGGAG GATCTCCTTTAACTTTATTCCAAACTCCTACAGAGGCAGATCTGTCCGCTATGGCTTTCTTCGCGTCCTCCTCCCCTTCCACCTCGTCCTCCAACAGAACGCCGAAGCCATCAGCAGACGTGGCCGCGCGCACCTCGCTCGTCACCGCCACCGACAGGACACGGAAGCTGTCCCCTCCCTCCGAGTGGGCCGTCATAAGCGCGGACGGTGCCGCGTCGCCCAACCGGCGAGGAGAGGCGGCGGGGCGAGACGAGGCGGGCGCGAGGGCCCCGCGTAGCCTGACGTCGCTACCCGCGTCCACGTGGCAGAGCTGGCAGGAGAGAGACAGCGGCTTGGAGGCCGGAGAGGAGCTGACTCAGGCGATACTCGGCATGATGGATCGATACAAGACCTCGCTGGGCCTCAGCCTCGGCACTGATGCTTCCGTGGGACCTGAAG AGCTGCTCAAACACTTGATAGCCGAGAGAGACAGACTGGCCGAGGAGGTGCGCAACTTGCGAGAGATGCTGAGG ACTGAAAGGTTGGAGTGGCATCGGTTCCAGTGTGACCTGCAGATTGCCGTGTCGGTGGCCGATCGTCTGCGGGCGGAATCGGAGCAGAGCCTGACGGCGCTGCAGGGCGACTACAAGAGCGTTCAGAACCAGCTGGCTCAGGCCCACAGCAGACAGCAGGAGACGGAGCGGGAGCTCCAGCGTCTACGGTGCGAACAGAGAGACGTGTGCCTGAGACTGTCGGCGCTGGAAGTGACGCAGCAGCACAGTCGAGTCGAAGCGGACGACAAAACGGAGGACGACGACACGGAGACGCTGGACTCTGAGGAGAGTCAAGGACTGGACATACTGAGCATTATGGAGGAAGCCGAGCTGATGAAAAGACAAAAAGAGGAGGACTCTGACGAGATGACTGGGAAAGGCTTACAGCTGACCGGGAAGGGCGTAGCAGAAGGATACATCCGCAGTTTGGCTGCGCTGGAGAGGAAGAAAGACGGACGTAGTCACAGTGAGCCGAGGAAAATTGTCATGTCTGCTGAAAGATCTTG GAGTCTGTCTCGTCTTCCACTGCCAACCGACTCGTGTCAGAATAACAACGCCATCAACTCGGGCACGACGATGCCGCCGTGCAAG CGAGAAGAGTCGACGCGGGCCAGGAGGACGTCTCACGGTTTCAAACGTAGGGACAGCTGCTCCTGCTTCCATGCAG